CTTCATGGCGAAGAAACGTTAAGGGAACTGTATCAGATTCAGCATAATACTATGTTAGCCCACGCTCGTTTGGCGAATTACATTCACTCGCAAAAACCAGATCTGAAAATTGGCGGCATGCTGGCTTTTCAAGAAGTGTATCCGGCATCTTCTTTGCCAGCGGATGTGGAAGCTGCGCGTAAATTTATGACTTTCGGTGATTTCAATCTGCTTAACGTGTTTGTTAAAGGCCAATATTTACCTGAAGTCACGTCCTTTATGGTTCAAAAACACCTCGATGACATTTTAGAACCGAGCGAGCTTGCTGAAATTGCTCAGACACGCAGCGATTTTATCAGCTTCAGTTATTACACAAGCACGACCATTTCTGCGGCAAAAATTCCGATCGCAACCGTACCGAATTTTTATGGTGATTTTGGTGCCGAACTCAATCCGGCTCTTCGCACAAATGAGTGGGGATGGCAGATCGATCCAGAAGGTTTTTATGGTATTTTGATGGACCTTTATAACCGTACCAATCTACCCATCTTTCCAATAGAAAATGGCATTGGTATGCGTGAGGTGTGGGATGGCGAGCATCAAATTGACGATGATTATCGCATCGACTATCATCGTTTGCACATTCAGGCATTGAAACGTGCTGTTAAAGATGGTGCTGATGTGATCGGCTATCTTGGTTGGGGCCTGATTGATATTCCGAGTTCAAAAGGGGATGTCGAGAAAAGATATGGCCTAGTGTACGTGAATCGCAGTAATCATGATCTTCGTGATTTGAAGCGGGTACCAAAGAAGAGCTATGCCTGGTTTCAACGAG
The Oenococcus kitaharae DSM 17330 DNA segment above includes these coding regions:
- a CDS encoding glycoside hydrolase family 1 protein, coding for MGELKQGFFWGNSTSSMQTEGAWNEDGKGRSVYDIKKAGPNQSDWKVAIDEYHRYSEDISLMQDLGMNFYRFQISWSRVQPDGEGDFNQAGIDFYDRLIDELLAKGVQPMVCLYHFDMPLALAEKYNGFVSKKVVEAYTRFAKKMVDHFGDRVKYWLSFNEQNCFSLKFAFTSSGYLHGEETLRELYQIQHNTMLAHARLANYIHSQKPDLKIGGMLAFQEVYPASSLPADVEAARKFMTFGDFNLLNVFVKGQYLPEVTSFMVQKHLDDILEPSELAEIAQTRSDFISFSYYTSTTISAAKIPIATVPNFYGDFGAELNPALRTNEWGWQIDPEGFYGILMDLYNRTNLPIFPIENGIGMREVWDGEHQIDDDYRIDYHRLHIQALKRAVKDGADVIGYLGWGLIDIPSSKGDVEKRYGLVYVNRSNHDLRDLKRVPKKSYAWFQRVTRSNGEDL